Proteins encoded within one genomic window of Sminthopsis crassicaudata isolate SCR6 chromosome X, ASM4859323v1, whole genome shotgun sequence:
- the LOC141549152 gene encoding transcriptional regulator ATRX-like isoform X5, whose translation MESPEDEGSGRSEEPKPSCPERKEHMDCDDGQMVHESINPFHSDENSHIPKSFAEDNVIVQLEPKKKEDRDDFQELEVRHKSRIRIKTAKRHIGERLRDIVCCTACGQQVTHYEDSVYRHPALNVLICESCYMHLSEDISHDSTRPDKHCSPSSVVPL comes from the exons ATGGAAAGTCCCGAAGACGAG ggTAGTGGCCGTTCTGAAGAACCGAAGCCATCATGCCCTGAGAG GAAAGAACATATGGACTGTGATGATGGACAGATGGTGCATGAATCTATCAATCCATTTCATTCAGATGAAAATTCACATATTCCAAAAAGCTTTGCAGAAG ATAATGTGATTGTACAACTAGAACCaaagaagaaggaagacagagatgATTTTCAAGAGCTTGAAGTTAGGCACAAAAGCAGAATAAGGATTAAAACTGCCAAAAGACATATTG GGGAAAGACTTCGTGACATTGTGTGCTGTACTGCTTGTGGACAGCAAGTGACCCATTATGAGGATTCAGTGTATAGACATCCTGCACTGAATGTTCTTATTTGTGAG AGCTGCTACATGCATTTGAGTGAGGACATAAGCCATGATTCTACTAGACCTGATAAGCACTGCAG CCCATCTTCAGTTGTACCTTTGTAA
- the LOC141549152 gene encoding transcriptional regulator ATRX-like isoform X4: protein MESPEDEGSGRSEEPKPSCPERKEHMDCDDGQMVHESINPFHSDENSHIPKSFAEGERLRDIVCCTACGQQVTHYEDSVYRHPALNVLICESCYMHLSEDISHDSTRPDKHCRWCAEGGDLIFCGFCHNAFCTKCIRCNLGEKELSKVMDENTEWRCYICQPEPLLDLVAMCDCVFDNLSHLDPQSEKKKLVSEKSDNTCAQSEKLNPGSCAEETPQVCLPSSDTAPCPFPTLLIPENLIEKTKALVEYVRETSTNLLQQLQQTSPYSEVSPSERHSQCEIVKSMITEVHNAQEAWEDLSKLVVKDIEENKKERENENV from the exons ATGGAAAGTCCCGAAGACGAG ggTAGTGGCCGTTCTGAAGAACCGAAGCCATCATGCCCTGAGAG GAAAGAACATATGGACTGTGATGATGGACAGATGGTGCATGAATCTATCAATCCATTTCATTCAGATGAAAATTCACATATTCCAAAAAGCTTTGCAGAAG GGGAAAGACTTCGTGACATTGTGTGCTGTACTGCTTGTGGACAGCAAGTGACCCATTATGAGGATTCAGTGTATAGACATCCTGCACTGAATGTTCTTATTTGTGAG AGCTGCTACATGCATTTGAGTGAGGACATAAGCCATGATTCTACTAGACCTGATAAGCACTGCAG ATGGTGTGCAGAAGGTGGAGATTTAATTTTTTGTGGTTTCTGCCATAATGCTTTTTGTACAAAATGCATTCGGTGCAATCTAGGGGAAAAGGAGCTGTCAAAAGTGATGGATGAAAACACTGAGTGGCGTTGTTACATTTGTCAGCCAGAGCCTTTATTGGATTTGGTTGCCATGTGTGACTGTGTATTTGACAATTTATCACACTTAGATCCGCAgtctgaaaagaaaaagttagtAAGTGAAAAGAGTGATAACACATGTGCCCAGTCAGAGAAATTAAATCCTGGAAGTTGTGCTGAAGAGACACCTCAGGTGTGTCTTCCTTCCTCTGACACTGCACCGTGCCCTTTCCCCACATTACTGATTCCAGAAAACTTgattgagaaaacaaaagcattGGTTGAGTATGTGAGAGAAACAAGCACTAATTTGCTGCAACAACTGCAACAAACATCCCCTTATTCAGAAGTGAGCCCAAGTGAGAGGCACTCTCAGTGTGAAATTGTGAAATCTATGATAACAGAGGTACATAATGCTCAggaggcctgggaagatttaagTAAATTGGTTGTTAAAGACatagaggaaaataagaaagaaagagaaaatgagaatgtttaa
- the LOC141549152 gene encoding transcriptional regulator ATRX-like isoform X2, translated as MESPEDEGSGRSEEPKPSCPERKEHMDCDDGQMVHESINPFHSDENSHIPKSFAEDNVIVQLEPKKKEDRDDFQELEVRHKSRIRIKTAKRHIGERLRDIVCCTACGQQVTHYEDSVYRHPALNVLICESCYMHLSEDISHDSTRPDKHCRWCAEGGDLIFCGFCHNAFCTKCIRCNLGEKELSKVMDENTEWRCYICQPEPLLDLVAMCDCVFDNLSHLDPQSEKKKLVSEKSDNTCAQSEKLNPGSCAEETPQVCLPSSDTAPCPFPTLLIPENLIEKTKALVEYVRETSTNLLQQLQQTSPYSEVSPSERHSQCEIVKSMITEVHNAQEAWEDLSKLVVKDIEENKKERENENV; from the exons ATGGAAAGTCCCGAAGACGAG ggTAGTGGCCGTTCTGAAGAACCGAAGCCATCATGCCCTGAGAG GAAAGAACATATGGACTGTGATGATGGACAGATGGTGCATGAATCTATCAATCCATTTCATTCAGATGAAAATTCACATATTCCAAAAAGCTTTGCAGAAG ATAATGTGATTGTACAACTAGAACCaaagaagaaggaagacagagatgATTTTCAAGAGCTTGAAGTTAGGCACAAAAGCAGAATAAGGATTAAAACTGCCAAAAGACATATTG GGGAAAGACTTCGTGACATTGTGTGCTGTACTGCTTGTGGACAGCAAGTGACCCATTATGAGGATTCAGTGTATAGACATCCTGCACTGAATGTTCTTATTTGTGAG AGCTGCTACATGCATTTGAGTGAGGACATAAGCCATGATTCTACTAGACCTGATAAGCACTGCAG ATGGTGTGCAGAAGGTGGAGATTTAATTTTTTGTGGTTTCTGCCATAATGCTTTTTGTACAAAATGCATTCGGTGCAATCTAGGGGAAAAGGAGCTGTCAAAAGTGATGGATGAAAACACTGAGTGGCGTTGTTACATTTGTCAGCCAGAGCCTTTATTGGATTTGGTTGCCATGTGTGACTGTGTATTTGACAATTTATCACACTTAGATCCGCAgtctgaaaagaaaaagttagtAAGTGAAAAGAGTGATAACACATGTGCCCAGTCAGAGAAATTAAATCCTGGAAGTTGTGCTGAAGAGACACCTCAGGTGTGTCTTCCTTCCTCTGACACTGCACCGTGCCCTTTCCCCACATTACTGATTCCAGAAAACTTgattgagaaaacaaaagcattGGTTGAGTATGTGAGAGAAACAAGCACTAATTTGCTGCAACAACTGCAACAAACATCCCCTTATTCAGAAGTGAGCCCAAGTGAGAGGCACTCTCAGTGTGAAATTGTGAAATCTATGATAACAGAGGTACATAATGCTCAggaggcctgggaagatttaagTAAATTGGTTGTTAAAGACatagaggaaaataagaaagaaagagaaaatgagaatgtttaa
- the LOC141549152 gene encoding uncharacterized protein LOC141549152 isoform X6: MESPEDEGSGRSEEPKPSCPERKEHMDCDDGQMVHESINPFHSDENSHIPKSFAEGERLRDIVCCTACGQQVTHYEDSVYRHPALNVLICESCYMHLSEDISHDSTRPDKHCSPSSVVPL, translated from the exons ATGGAAAGTCCCGAAGACGAG ggTAGTGGCCGTTCTGAAGAACCGAAGCCATCATGCCCTGAGAG GAAAGAACATATGGACTGTGATGATGGACAGATGGTGCATGAATCTATCAATCCATTTCATTCAGATGAAAATTCACATATTCCAAAAAGCTTTGCAGAAG GGGAAAGACTTCGTGACATTGTGTGCTGTACTGCTTGTGGACAGCAAGTGACCCATTATGAGGATTCAGTGTATAGACATCCTGCACTGAATGTTCTTATTTGTGAG AGCTGCTACATGCATTTGAGTGAGGACATAAGCCATGATTCTACTAGACCTGATAAGCACTGCAG CCCATCTTCAGTTGTACCTTTGTAA